One window of the Natrinema sp. CBA1119 genome contains the following:
- a CDS encoding TspO/MBR family protein, with protein MVTRSISQRLPDGKSILTAVAFVLLINLVGGLPGVFSSPETAWFRSLEKPWFYPPGIAFPVVWTLLFTLLGVALWLVWRSDAAGRRLALGLFAVQMLFNVVWTPAFFTLEAPLVALGIIVTLWVLVAGTILAFRRVDRRAAALLVPYLAWVTFAAALNFELWRLNA; from the coding sequence ATGGTGACCCGATCGATATCCCAGCGCCTTCCGGACGGGAAGTCGATTCTGACCGCCGTCGCCTTCGTCCTGCTGATCAATCTCGTCGGCGGGCTACCGGGCGTGTTCTCCTCGCCCGAAACGGCCTGGTTTCGAAGCCTCGAGAAACCCTGGTTCTACCCGCCTGGAATCGCGTTTCCGGTCGTCTGGACGCTGCTGTTTACCCTGCTCGGCGTTGCGCTGTGGCTGGTCTGGCGCAGCGACGCCGCCGGTCGGCGACTCGCACTCGGGCTGTTCGCCGTGCAAATGCTGTTCAACGTGGTCTGGACGCCCGCGTTTTTCACGCTCGAGGCACCGCTGGTCGCGCTGGGAATCATCGTCACGCTCTGGGTGCTCGTCGCCGGGACGATCCTCGCGTTTCGGCGGGTCGACCGCCGCGCTGCGGCCCTGCTCGTGCCGTATCTCGCGTGGGTAACATTCGCGGCCGCGCTCAATTTCGAACTCTGGCGGCTGAACGCGTGA